One Torulaspora globosa chromosome 5, complete sequence DNA window includes the following coding sequences:
- the BIO3 gene encoding adenosylmethionine-8-amino-7-oxononanoate transaminase: MKFNPSVTDLLKYDRDHIWHPYTSMSNPMLVYPVKEAHGCEITLESEEPKNHKMIDAMSSWWCAIHGYNNKEINDALVSQITKVSHVMFGGLTHEPAITLVKKLLKLLNHDELQHCFLADSGSVAMEIALKMALQYQFSLNPVPSFQKRKFLTISKGYHGDTIGAMSVCDPFSSMHSIYSGYVAENIFAEGPSTVPTLPTSKIFKENPQLFGDTVAFDEKDIADFRVKLKNNHEEICAVVLEPILQGAGGMRLYHPQFLIEVRRLCDSYNIPLILDEIATGFGRTGAMFAFHHCKIYQDEQNIPKESQVDVYPDIICVGKALTGGYMTLSAVVTTPKIAITISNPSLPTGGCLMHGPTFMGNPLACAAANKSLDILLRGDWIDEVLFIENQLFVGLYKKVIADDVVMQVVSDIRITGAVAVLELKNAVDSLWFHHKFVSKGVYVRPFRNLCYIMPPYIISAEELSKVTRVIREVLREWAAEISAKKN, encoded by the coding sequence ATGAAGTTCAACCCATCGGTCACCGACCTCTTGAAATATGACAGAGATCATATATGGCATCCATATACCAGCATGAGTAATCCCATGCTCGTTTATCCTGTTAAGGAGGCCCATGGGTGTGAGATAACCTTGGAATCTGAAGAGCCGAAGAATCACAAAATGATCGATGCCATGTCTTCATGGTGGTGTGCCATTCACGGATATAACAATAAGGAAATAAATGATGCGCTAGTGTCGCAAATTACCAAGGTCTCTCATGTTATGTTCGGCGGCTTGACTCATGAGCCGGCCATTACGCTTGTCAAAAAGCTGCTAAAGTTACTGAACCATGACGAACTGCAGCACTGCTTCTTGGCCGACTCTGGCTCTGTCGCAATGGAAATTGCCCTCAAGATGGCCCTCCAATACCAATTTAGTTTGAACCCTGTACCTTCTTTCcagaagagaaaatttttgacgATTTCAAAAGGATACCATGGAGATACTATCGGTGCAATGAGTGTTTGTGATCCATTTAGCTCTATGCATTCGATTTACAGTGGCTACGTTGCCGAAAACATCTTTGCTGAAGGACCCTCAACAGTTCCCACCTTGCCAACCTCGAAGATATTCAAGGAAAATCCGCAGCTCTTCGGCGACACTGTGGCATTTGACGAGAAGGATATAGCAGACTTTCGTGtcaaattgaagaataacCACGAAGAGATTTGCGCGGTTGTTTTAGAACCTATTCTGCAAGGCGCTGGTGGGATGAGGCTTTACCACCCTCAGTTTTTGATTGAAGTCAGAAGGCTATGCGATAGCTACAATATTCCGCTTATTTTGGACGAGATTGCTACGGGTTTTGGTCGCACTGGTGCGATGTTTGCCTTTCACCATTGTAAAATCTATCAAGATGAGCAGAACATTCCAAAAGAGTCACAGGTGGACGTTTATCCAGATATTATATGTGTCGGTAAAGCTTTGACAGGTGGTTACATGACACTGAGTGCAGTTGTGACTACACCAAAGATAGCAATAACGATCTCCAATCCTAGCTTACCTACCGGTGGATGTCTGATGCATGGCCCAACATTCATGGGAAACCCTCTCGCCTGCGCTGCGGCCAACAAGTCCTTGGACATACTTCTTCGTGGAGATTGGATTGATGAAGTGCTGTTCATCGAAAACCAGCTGTTTGTTGGTCTGTACAAAAAAGTGATTGCGGACGACGTAGTCATGCAGGTGGTTTCTGATATCAGAATAACGGGAGCTGTCGCTGTCTTAGAGCTCAAAAACGCTGTTGATTCTCTGTGGTTCCACCACAAATTTGTTTCAAAGGGAGTCTATGTTAGACCTTTCAGAAATTTGTGCTACATTATGCCTCCATACATCATCTCTGCGGAAGAACTTAGTAAAGTGACAAGAGTTATTAGGGAGGTTCTAAGGGAGTGGGCGGCAGAAATATCTGCAAAAAAGAATTGA
- the BIO4 gene encoding dethiobiotin synthase, with the protein MQQPIIFVTGTDTDVGKTFVSTLLVYKWQANYWKPVQTGIESDDGDSVTVSKAECGLPWKPEIYSPRYELLKPLSPYKAMDYEPEVDIRLSDFEIPKGSDSSPLIVEGAGGVFVPLTRNLETMTDLMRKLAEKQDRPFKIIVVTRSGLGTLNHTLLTISHLQNAGLREHIMGVIVNGERNPDNVQVFKDYGLKILAEVDKSESAAAATKFIPPLCQFLK; encoded by the coding sequence ATGCAACAGCCCATAATATTCGTGACCGGTACCGATACAGACGTGGGTAAAACGTTCGTTTCCACCCTCTTAGTTTACAAGTGGCAAGCCAACTATTGGAAGCCCGTTCAAACCGGAATTGAGTCCGATGATGGCGATAGCGTGACAGTTTCGAAGGCCGAATGTGGTTTACCATGGAAGCCCGAAATATATTCACCAAGATATGAACTTCTTAAGCCACTATCGCCTTACAAGGCTATGGACTATGAGCCAGAGGTTGACATCCGTCTGTCTGATTTTGAGATCCCAAAAGGGTCCGACTCGTCGCCATTGATAGTAGAAGGAGCCGGAGGTGTTTTCGTCCCTCTTACTAGAAACCTGGAAACGATGACAGACTTGATGAGAAAATTGGCAGAAAAGCAAGATCGGCCTTTCAAAATTATTGTGGTTACCAGAAGCGGGCTGGGCACTCTGAATCACACTCTTCTGACAATCAGCCACTTACAAAACGCAGGCCTCCGCGAGCATATCATGGGAGTCATAGTTAATGGCGAAAGGAACCCAGACAATGTCCAAGTGTTCAAAGATTACGGgctgaaaattttggcGGAAGTAGACAAATCAGAATCGGCTGCCGCCGCTACTAAGTTTATTCCTCCCTTATGTCAATTTCTGAAATAA
- the BIO5 gene encoding Bio5p, producing MTRKSFAKFNWLSLLGIAFSLTSSWLGVSSSLVAGISSGGPLLIIYGLIIGVVFTLMCGLSLSEFSSMLPNASGVCFWVLKLLSEELDPDMVEKEVGKCEEEDTQEEVLEVMADGSLEDQLDEGLLEAYCSGKNLFITKKWKKDLGIMTGLINYAGAIFTCASICASLSLSILGLYSLMHSDYELKHWHVFLTFELLNIAIAFVASWARWLPAISQFGLGISVISYFMTFLVCIISRSLDHSEPWPSGKAIFGEFENTTGWSSKGIAFIVGLVNPLWAFAAIDSTTHMVADVGYSTSRRLVPKTIMLTILLGFATSFPYAIVMFFCITDTKAVAESILPILQIYYQATGNKSLSAFMQSCCITTGFICGVSCSTWQNRILWSVSGTYHAIERDEMHAKKAALVRKLGSINPQIRIPLYAHLLSHLFVAIIGCIFMGSSTAFNAVITACISILLLSYAIPCVIMLFVVGKKSFYRRIASEHQALQVRQEFSESRASWYLIPNILTICWAIFCLVFLSFPYVIPVDSSNMNYVCVVYGATAILIGIALL from the coding sequence ATGACTAGGAAAAGCTTTGCAAAGTTTAATTGGTTATCATTATTGGGTATCGCATTTTCGCTTACCAGTTCTTGGCTTGGCGTTTCCTCATCACTGGTGGCTGGCATATCTAGTGGTGGACCATTGCTTATTATCTATGGGTTGATAATTGGGGTGGTATTCACGCTGATGTGTGGTTTGTCATTGAGCGAATTCTCATCAATGCTTCCAAATGCAAGTGGTGTATGCTTTTGGGTTTTGAAGCTACTTTCTGAGGAGTTAGACCCTGATATGGTGGAAAAGGAAGTTGGTAAGtgtgaagaagaggacactcaagaagaagttcttgaagtcaTGGCTGATGGCTCATTAGAAGATCAATTAGATGAGGGCCTCCTCGAAGCTTACTGCAGCGGGAAAAACCTATTTATCACCAAAAAATGGAAAAAAGACCTTGGAATCATGACTGGTCTCATCAATTACGCGGGTGCTATTTTCACTTGTGCAAGCATATGCGCCTCCCTGTCGCTCAGTATTCTTGGCCTTTATTCTTTGATGCATTCTGACTATGAGCTCAAACATTGGCACGTTTTCCTCACTTTCGAATTATTGAATATAGCAATTGCGTTCGTTGCAAGCTGGGCTAGATGGCTACCAGCCATCTCTCAATTCGGCCTTGGCATATCTGTTATCTCTTACTTTATGACCTTTCTGGTCTGCATAATATCGCGAAGCCTCGACCACAGTGAGCCATGGCCCTCCGGAAAAGCCATCTTTGGTGAATTTGAAAACACAACAGGATGGTCATCCAAAGGCATAGCTTTCATTGTGGGACTGGTGAACCCATTGTGGGCATTTGCCGCCATTGACTCTACGACGCACATGGTGGCCGATGTAGGATACAGCACCTCGAGGAGGCTAGTTCCCAAGACTATCATGCTCACtatccttcttggctttgCAACCAGTTTCCCCTATGCCATCGTTATGTTCTTTTGTATCACTGATACAAAAGCGGTGGCAGAAAGCATCCTGCCAATATTGCAGATATATTATCAGGCCACGGGAAATAAGTCTCTGAGTGCTTTCATGCAGTCCTGTTGCATCACGACGGGGTTCATCTGTGGTGTATCATGTAGCACCTGGCAGAATAGAATACTGTGGTCTGTCTCCGGTACTTACCATGCCATCGAGCGCGACGAGATGCATGCTAAAAAGGCTGCTCTTGTGAGAAAACTCGGCAGCATAAATCCACAGATCCGGATTCCGCTCTACGCCCACTTACTGTCCCACTTGTTTGTCGCCATCATAGGCTGCATCTTCATGGGCTCCAGTACGGCATTCAATGCCGTCATAACCGCCTGTATCTCTATTTTGCTGCTATCCTACGCAATTCCCTGTGTCATCATGCTCTTCGTAGTTggaaagaagagcttttaCAGAAGAATTGCCAGTGAACATCAGGCTTTGCAAGTCCGCCAGGAATTTAGCGAGAGTAGAGCTAGTTGGTACCTGATCCCGAACATCCTAACCATCTGCTGGGCTATTTTCTGCTTGGTGTTCCTATCTTTTCCCTATGTGATTCCTGTGGACAGCTCCAATATGAATTACGTTTGTGTGGTATACGGAGCCACTGCTATTTTAATTGGTATAGCTCTGCTATAG